The following are from one region of the Luteibaculum oceani genome:
- the tsaD gene encoding tRNA (adenosine(37)-N6)-threonylcarbamoyltransferase complex transferase subunit TsaD: MITNKDKVYILGIESSCDETSVAVLRGNKMLSNVICTQEVHANYGGVVPELASRAHMKNIVPVVDEALKKAGINKEELSAIAFTRGPGLMGALLVGVSFAKSLALGLDIPLIEVNHMEAHILAHFIEMEGRSIPECPFICLTVSGGHTQIVKVNSPLSFEILGETLDDAAGEAFDKGAKLMGLPYPGGPHIDKQAREGNPLKYEFTKPSVPGYNYSFSGLKTALLYFLEDGMKQNPNFIQEHINDICASYQHVIVDYLLDKVKAVLKAENINRLAIAGGVSANSYLRNALKSLAEENGMELYIPEFQFCTDNGAMIAMAGYFKYQNKIFSNQAVTPKNRMALQK; encoded by the coding sequence ATGATAACGAATAAAGACAAGGTTTACATATTAGGAATAGAATCTTCGTGCGACGAAACTTCGGTTGCAGTTTTGCGAGGAAACAAAATGTTGAGCAATGTTATATGTACTCAGGAGGTGCATGCCAACTACGGAGGGGTAGTTCCGGAGCTAGCGAGCAGAGCACATATGAAAAACATTGTTCCAGTGGTTGATGAGGCTTTAAAGAAAGCTGGCATTAACAAAGAAGAGTTATCGGCAATTGCTTTTACAAGAGGACCTGGATTAATGGGAGCCCTTCTGGTAGGTGTCTCTTTTGCAAAATCATTGGCGCTAGGTCTGGATATCCCTCTTATCGAGGTAAACCACATGGAGGCTCACATTCTTGCCCATTTCATAGAGATGGAGGGTAGATCTATCCCGGAGTGTCCATTTATATGTTTAACGGTTTCTGGGGGACATACTCAAATTGTTAAAGTGAATAGTCCTCTTAGTTTTGAAATATTAGGGGAAACGTTAGATGATGCTGCAGGTGAAGCTTTTGACAAGGGGGCCAAGTTAATGGGCCTACCCTACCCAGGTGGTCCGCATATCGACAAGCAAGCAAGAGAAGGTAACCCCTTAAAATATGAATTTACCAAACCCTCGGTACCTGGATATAACTACAGCTTTAGTGGATTAAAAACTGCCCTTCTTTATTTCTTGGAGGACGGTATGAAGCAAAATCCAAACTTTATTCAAGAGCATATCAACGACATTTGCGCATCATACCAGCACGTTATTGTAGATTATTTGCTAGACAAGGTAAAGGCAGTTTTAAAGGCCGAAAACATCAACCGTTTGGCAATTGCCGGAGGTGTCTCGGCCAATTCCTATTTGAGAAATGCACTTAAATCTTTGGCCGAGGAAAATGGTATGGAATTATATATTCCTGAATTTCAATTTTGCACAGACAACGGTGCTATGATTGCGATGGCCGGTTATTTTAAGTACCAAAATAAAATCTTTAGTAACCAGGCAGTTACCCCTAAAAACAGGATGGCATTGCAAAAATAA